The region ACATAGGACCTAAACTATCAATAGACGAAACAGCTTTGTCAAAAGGTGAGCTCTATACAATTATTACAAACAAGTATAGTAGAGGAAAGAAAGGGAGTATAGTAGCCATTTTTTCTGGCACTAAAGTAGAGCCTATTATAGAAAAGCTCCTTACAATCTCCTCTAAGACAAGATCTAAAGTTAAGGAGATAACACTTGATATGGCAAATTCTATGAAAAAAATTGTTACGAAGTGCTTTGTTAATGCCACACAAGTAACAGATCGTTTTCATGTACAGAAACTAGTAAATGAAGCATTACAAGATATTAGAATACAAGAACGTTGGAATGCTTCAGATATTGAAAACAACTTAATCCTACAAGCTAAAAAAGAAGGTAAACAATTTATTCCAATAGAGTTTGATAATGGAGATACAGCTAAGCAACTACTTATAAGGAGTAGATATCTACTAACTATGGATCCAAGTAAATGGACCACTAATCAAATACAAAGAGCAGATATATTATTTAATCAATATCCTTTGATTAAACAAGCTTATAATGTAGCGCAACACTTAAGAATAATATATAACACAACCACAGTAAAAGAAGTAGCTTATACTAAACTGGCTCATTGGTACAATGATGTTATGAAGATTAATTTAAAACAATTCGGCACTGTTATCAATACAATGCAAATCAATTATAAAACAATTCTTAACTATTTTGATAATAGAAGTACCAATGCCTCTGCTGAATCTTTTAATGCCAAAATTAAAGCATTCAGAGCTCAGTTTAGAGGTGTAAGAGATATTGATTTCTTTTTATTGAGTTATTAAATTAACTTCCGTACATTAGTATCTTAAAATCAACAGTATGGAAATTTTTAAGGGTCAAAACATTCTTAACTTAGTAAAAGAACTACCAGATGACGAATCTTGTAAAGCTTATCTAAGTAAAATAAAGTGGTCAAACGGTTTTACTTGTGTAAAATGTGGACACAAAAAAGGTTGCTTAAAATCTAATCATTCATACTATTGCTATAACTGTGAGCATGTTGAAAGCTCAACAGCTAATACCTTATTTCACAAAGTCAAATTTGGTTTACATAAAGCATTTATGATTGTGTTTGAAATGACAACTTCTACCAAAAGCATATCTAGTATTCAAATGGGTAAACGCTATGGTATAAGCCAGCCAACAGCGTGGGGCTTTATGCATAAAGTTCGTTTAGCTATGCAAAGTAGCGAGCAATCTCCTATGACTGAGACAGTCCATGTTGATGAGTTTGTTGTAGGGGGATACGAACAAGGAAAACCAGGAAGAAGTTACGACACCAAAAAAGCTAAAGCAGTGATAGCTGTAGAGTTAAATACTGAAAGAAAAGTAAAAAGAGCCTATGTTAAGTGTATTGACGATTACTCTGCTAAGTCATTAACTACTATATTCGAACAACACATTTCAGAAGATGCTAATGTAGTTACAGATAAATGGAGGGGATACAATCCCTTGAAAAAAAAGTATAACATCACTCAAAAAGAAAGTGATAAAGGTGCTAATTTTAAAGAATTACACGTGATAATTCACCAACTTAAATCCTGGATTAGAACTGTACCTTCACATATCAATAAGAAATACATCCAAGCTTACTTTAATGAGTTCGTATATAGATTAAATAGATCCTTATTTAAGGAAACTATTTTTCATAACACAATTGTAAAGATGGTTAAAGCGAAACCAACTACTTTAAATATGATTAGCGGAAACTAAACAGATAACTCAATCTTTTTATACAGATTGACTAAGCTTTATGCATAAACACAACTTTTGACTATGATCCTCTAAAAGTATCCGAAAAATAAAAGTGTACAAATATAAATATAAAAAAGCCTAACTATTTGATTATAAATAGTTAGGCTTTTTTATTTGTGGAGTCGCCGAAAGATTTAGAGGGTAAAACATCTACAATATAACGAAAATAAAAATAGATAATTATTTGATTTATAGGTGTTTAGTTATATTGTATTAATGTTTTTATTTCACATATTATGGCAAGAGCGTACAGAAAGCGTACAAGTTTTTCTATACAAATTTCTAGCATATTATTCTTTTAAATCTGTTTATGACACAACATACATTATTCTTCTAATTTACTTAAAAAAGTTAAGTGATTTTCAATGACATATCTCTGATTGGCATCATTATACACTGTGTGCTTTTTGCTTAGTAAACATTATTTTCTATATTTACGTCATCCTTGATGGACCTAGTTATTTAATAATAACAAAACTATTATTAATCTTAAAAGAGTTCATCATGGCAGGAATTACCTTTCTATATCGTTCTTCTAAAGATAGGGCTAACTTAATTCTAAGATTAAGGTACACCTATAAAAACATTAAGCATACTTTAGATACTGATTCAAAAGTTGAAGTTACTAAAGAGTATTGGGAGAATATTCATCTAAAAAACAGCATCCGCGATATTAACAAAAAAAACGAGAAGCTTGTTCTTGAACAATATCTATTCAAAATAGAGAATTTTATATTAAAAGAAGTCGAGGAGATAGAGGCTAAACGTATTAGTAAAAGATGGCTTGATAAAAAGATCAAGTTATTTTATAATCCTTCTCTTGAGCAAAAGATACCTACGCGTATATTTAAATATATCGACTATTATTTAGAATACCGTAAACATGAATTATCAAGTTGTCACATAAAAAAGTACACTACACTTAAAAATAAGATTAGAAGGTTGGAAAAGGCCTTTGATGAACAAATTCATTTTAACACCATCAATGAAAAGTTTAGAAAAAAATTTGAATCTTATTATAAAGAGAATGAGTATTCCCAAAATACTCTACAACGTGAATTTGTGAGTATAAAAACTTTATGTAATCACGCTAGAAGCTTAGGCGTTCATACTAATATGTTATATGATACTTTGACTTTTAAAAAATATAGAAATGAACATATCATTTTTTTTACAAAAGATGAACTTGATAAAATTTGCTATTATGAGTTTGAAGATGAATTCAAGTATTTAGAAACTGCAAGAGATTGGCTTGTAATTAGTTGTTACACAGGACAACGTGTATCTGATTTTATGCGATTCAAAAGTGAGATGATTATGAAAATGGAAGGGCGAAAAATTCTTCAAATTCAACAAAAGAAAACAAAGAAACATATTAGTGTTCCACTTCATTCTGAAGTTGAAAGGATATTGGATTATAGAAATGGTGAATTTCCTAAAGCACTTGTTGATCAAGAATACAATAAGCAAATTAAGGAATTAACGGAACTTATAGGTATTAATGACTTAGTACATGGCGGTATGGCTGTCCAAACTAAGCATGGTTATAGAAAAAAGGTAGTTAAAGCAGAAAAATATAACTTTGTAACTACTCATATTGGACGAAGAACATTTGCTACATTGTATTATGGAAAAATGCCTACGTCTTTGCTTAAAGATTTAACAGGGCATTCAACCGAAGCTATGCTGCTAACTTATATAGGCAAAAATAAATTAGAAAGTGCAGTTTCAGCATTTAAGTACATAGATACATTATGAATTTTAAGCATTAAAATGCCATTTAAAGTAACTGAAAGACAATATGAATCTACCATAGTAATCATTCTTTACATTACTACACTAATAACCATTAAAATTCGTATAGTATGAAAAAAAGTAAAGAAATTTTGAAAAAATTAGATTATGTTTTGAGTTTGTTAGAGAGTAGGGTAGTGACTGGTATAAAAGAAGTTTTAAATATCGATGACTTACAAGAATACACAGGGTTTAAAAAATCATATATCTACAAACTTGTTCACACTAATGCTATCCCATTTTCAAAACCAAATGGCAAATTCCTCTATTTTCAGAAATCTGAAATTGATCAATGGTTGATCAAAAACAAATCATTAAGTGAAGATTCTATAAAGGAAAAAACTCAGAACTACACATTGAAGAAAATTTAAAAATGAAGAATTAAAATTCTTATTAAAGTAACAAGGTTAGCTATTTGCTAACCTTGTCTTATCAGATAAGTTTTATTGTAATTTAAGAATTTGTAACTCAGTAATTGATTGTAAAATTCTTATTAATGGTTCTAATAATAATCTTTGTTGTTCTTGAAAATGTTTTTCTCCATGTTGCATATTACATCTTACATTGTATATAGTACTTAAGATTGCTTGAACTTTTAAATTCACATCATCATTTTCCATATTTTGGGCAAGTTGAAGATCAAAGTCTTCTCGTGGAACCCCATCCTCTAAATTAATATGAAATACATTATTTTTAATTAAGTTAGAAATGGCATTAACATCCTTTATACAGTCTTGTTCTTCTAGCTGAATAAATATATTATTAGCACCATTGTATTGAATAACAAGCTTAGTAGCTTTTTCAAAATCTGAATATCGTGGTTTTTCTAGATTTTTGTTTGATTCTAAATCTTGATAAGATTCGTTAAAAAGCCTGTTGTAAAGAGTGTATAATGCAGTATACTTATCAAATAAAGTTATTAGGCTATCATCTTTATATTCTGCTATTTTATTTTTCCACGTTTCAATATAATTTTTAGTTTTCGCTTTCATCTTTAAGATAAATTAGTGTTTTTTATTCTAGTGTTTGAGTGCTTCATGATTATCTTCTGATATATAATATAGTTGTTGATCTGCTGGACGATGTTTAGACTTATATTCTATTAAAGTATTGATTTTTAAGCGAGAGTTATGTCCTTTTATGATTTATACTATAGTGAGAGTCTTTATCTGAAAAAGATGATATATAACCTTCACTTACTAGAATATTTAAAAGTTGTTCATTATCAGTGTTCTTAGCAATTCTTGCTTTTCTACTCTTGTCAGTAATTTGAGCATATTCATTTCCTAAATTTTCTAAGTAATTCTCAATGAATACTAAATCATATTTTTTGTAGTTTTTGTTGAATAGTTTAAGGCGTTCAATAACAGAAATATGGCTGTTATTTAGAATTGAACTTAAAATTGTATCGTTAACAGTGAATTTACTATCTGTTATAAGTATAGAACTTAATAGTTTTAAATTATTATTTGTAGCAATCACATTATCAGGACATTGATTTAATATGGTCAGCTTTTCGGAATCATCTAAGAGAGAAGACTTCAGTATTAATTCTATATCGTCGCTATCAAATTCAAGCTGATTTAAGATTTTGAAGTAATTATTTTTTTTGGTTTCAAGTAGAAGAATATTCAATCCGTTAGATTTTTCTTTTAGTG is a window of Myroides oncorhynchi DNA encoding:
- a CDS encoding helix-turn-helix transcriptional regulator; the protein is MKKSKEILKKLDYVLSLLESRVVTGIKEVLNIDDLQEYTGFKKSYIYKLVHTNAIPFSKPNGKFLYFQKSEIDQWLIKNKSLSEDSIKEKTQNYTLKKI
- a CDS encoding phage integrase SAM-like domain-containing protein, whose protein sequence is MAGITFLYRSSKDRANLILRLRYTYKNIKHTLDTDSKVEVTKEYWENIHLKNSIRDINKKNEKLVLEQYLFKIENFILKEVEEIEAKRISKRWLDKKIKLFYNPSLEQKIPTRIFKYIDYYLEYRKHELSSCHIKKYTTLKNKIRRLEKAFDEQIHFNTINEKFRKKFESYYKENEYSQNTLQREFVSIKTLCNHARSLGVHTNMLYDTLTFKKYRNEHIIFFTKDELDKICYYEFEDEFKYLETARDWLVISCYTGQRVSDFMRFKSEMIMKMEGRKILQIQQKKTKKHISVPLHSEVERILDYRNGEFPKALVDQEYNKQIKELTELIGINDLVHGGMAVQTKHGYRKKVVKAEKYNFVTTHIGRRTFATLYYGKMPTSLLKDLTGHSTEAMLLTYIGKNKLESAVSAFKYIDTL
- a CDS encoding transposase; this translates as MIFKLGNIKEHAKDYLLFPENIGPKLSIDETALSKGELYTIITNKYSRGKKGSIVAIFSGTKVEPIIEKLLTISSKTRSKVKEITLDMANSMKKIVTKCFVNATQVTDRFHVQKLVNEALQDIRIQERWNASDIENNLILQAKKEGKQFIPIEFDNGDTAKQLLIRSRYLLTMDPSKWTTNQIQRADILFNQYPLIKQAYNVAQHLRIIYNTTTVKEVAYTKLAHWYNDVMKINLKQFGTVINTMQINYKTILNYFDNRSTNASAESFNAKIKAFRAQFRGVRDIDFFLLSY
- a CDS encoding IS1595 family transposase, with amino-acid sequence MEIFKGQNILNLVKELPDDESCKAYLSKIKWSNGFTCVKCGHKKGCLKSNHSYYCYNCEHVESSTANTLFHKVKFGLHKAFMIVFEMTTSTKSISSIQMGKRYGISQPTAWGFMHKVRLAMQSSEQSPMTETVHVDEFVVGGYEQGKPGRSYDTKKAKAVIAVELNTERKVKRAYVKCIDDYSAKSLTTIFEQHISEDANVVTDKWRGYNPLKKKYNITQKESDKGANFKELHVIIHQLKSWIRTVPSHINKKYIQAYFNEFVYRLNRSLFKETIFHNTIVKMVKAKPTTLNMISGN